The proteins below are encoded in one region of Reichenbachiella sp. 5M10:
- a CDS encoding Atu4866 domain-containing protein, protein MNQTTIEEPQDYLGMWVTEDGYIRHELLPNHRYDEARGKRKSAYLGDYTITGNHIDYRDDTGFTADGEFREGVLYHAGMILYREK, encoded by the coding sequence ATGAATCAGACGACAATAGAGGAGCCCCAAGACTATCTAGGCATGTGGGTGACAGAAGATGGGTATATCCGCCACGAACTCCTCCCCAACCATCGCTATGATGAGGCCAGAGGAAAACGAAAGAGCGCCTACCTAGGTGACTACACGATCACTGGGAATCACATTGACTACCGAGACGATACGGGCTTCACAGCAGATGGAGAGTTTAGGGAAGGAGTCTTGTATCACGCTGGTATGATTCTCTACCGAGAAAAATAA
- a CDS encoding AraC family transcriptional regulator: MSRSNMYRFHTINEFHIYSQLPKPEHPLISVIDYSQVKYPDGSQIKWSQGFYSIGLKRNVSEKFNYGQQKYDFDEGVFSFVSPGQVLNIEINQSIRAKPNGWLMLIHPDFLWGTSLATRIKNYAFFGYSVSEALFLSEKEEEMIVDILKNIEREYQSNIDKFSQNIIISQLELLLNYAERYYERQFITRKITNHHVLHRLEQVLSEYFDHQHLLHHGLPTVQQVAEHLHLSPNYLSSLLKVLTGQTTQQHIHSKLIEKAKEKLSTSELSIGEIAYELGFEHPTSFTKLFKSKTNTSPVEFRQSFN, encoded by the coding sequence ATGAGCCGCAGCAATATGTATCGATTCCATACTATCAACGAATTTCACATCTACAGCCAGTTGCCCAAGCCCGAGCACCCACTCATCAGTGTGATTGACTACAGCCAAGTCAAATACCCCGATGGCAGCCAGATCAAGTGGTCTCAAGGGTTTTATTCGATTGGGCTCAAGCGAAACGTAAGTGAAAAATTCAACTATGGACAACAAAAGTATGATTTTGACGAAGGTGTCTTTTCTTTCGTTTCTCCAGGGCAAGTTCTCAACATAGAAATCAATCAAAGCATCCGTGCAAAGCCTAACGGGTGGCTGATGCTCATTCATCCGGATTTTTTGTGGGGCACAAGTCTTGCTACTCGCATTAAAAACTACGCCTTCTTTGGCTACTCCGTCAGTGAAGCGCTCTTTCTCAGTGAAAAAGAAGAGGAAATGATCGTAGACATCCTAAAAAATATCGAAAGAGAGTACCAATCAAACATTGATAAGTTCAGCCAAAACATCATCATCTCTCAGCTTGAGCTTTTGCTCAACTATGCCGAACGCTATTACGAAAGGCAATTCATAACGCGAAAAATCACCAACCATCATGTTTTACATCGTCTAGAACAAGTCTTGTCCGAATACTTCGATCATCAGCACCTGTTGCATCACGGTCTCCCTACTGTCCAGCAGGTTGCAGAGCATTTGCATCTTTCGCCGAATTACCTGAGCAGTCTGCTAAAAGTCCTGACTGGGCAAACTACACAGCAGCACATTCATTCCAAGTTGATTGAAAAAGCCAAAGAAAAACTCTCTACATCAGAGCTATCCATAGGAGAGATTGCCTATGAACTAGGATTTGAGCACCCTACATCGTTCACCAAATTATTCAAGAGCAAGACCAACACATCTCCTGTTGAATTTCGCCAATCGTTCAATTGA
- a CDS encoding SDR family oxidoreductase has product MNTNKVWFITGASKGLGLTLAKRLLAQGYAVAATSRKKEALIQELGEESAKFLPMQLDLTDNSDVNQGIAHTLRHFGHIDIVVNNAGYSQTGTLEELTDKEAKNNFNVNVFGTLNVIRNAALHLRKQNSGHIFNISSVGGYVGNFAGFGIYCATKFAVAGLSEALAEEMKAFGIHTTLVYPGYFRTQFLEAGSIQTPSKPIEAYKTARALEQAHLNEINGNQPNDPEKAAAVLIELSKQTAPPLHFFMGEDAYHYARTKIDLIQSAMDENEALGTSTGFEN; this is encoded by the coding sequence ATGAATACAAATAAAGTATGGTTCATCACAGGAGCTTCAAAAGGTTTGGGGCTCACGCTAGCTAAGCGACTATTGGCACAAGGCTATGCAGTAGCTGCTACTTCTAGAAAAAAGGAAGCTCTCATTCAAGAACTGGGAGAAGAATCCGCCAAATTTCTACCTATGCAATTGGACTTGACAGACAACAGTGATGTCAACCAAGGGATTGCACACACACTACGGCATTTTGGGCACATAGACATAGTCGTCAATAATGCAGGCTACAGTCAAACAGGAACATTGGAAGAACTGACTGACAAGGAAGCCAAAAACAATTTCAACGTCAATGTGTTTGGCACGCTCAATGTCATTCGCAACGCCGCTCTTCATTTACGTAAGCAAAATTCCGGTCACATTTTCAACATTTCTTCGGTCGGCGGCTATGTCGGCAACTTTGCAGGCTTTGGGATATACTGCGCCACCAAATTTGCGGTAGCAGGACTCTCCGAAGCACTGGCCGAAGAAATGAAGGCCTTTGGTATACATACTACCTTGGTGTACCCTGGGTATTTCCGCACACAGTTCTTAGAAGCAGGATCTATACAGACGCCTTCCAAACCAATCGAGGCATACAAGACTGCCCGTGCATTGGAGCAAGCCCACTTGAATGAAATCAACGGCAACCAACCAAATGATCCCGAAAAAGCTGCTGCTGTCCTAATAGAACTAAGCAAGCAAACCGCTCCTCCCCTTCACTTCTTCATGGGAGAAGATGCCTACCATTATGCACGCACCAAAATTGACCTCATTCAATCCGCAATGGACGAAAATGAAGCACTAGGAACCTCAACTGGATTTGAAAATTAG
- the rimO gene encoding 30S ribosomal protein S12 methylthiotransferase RimO codes for MKTKGRRKEKVNIVTLGCAKNIVDSEVILTQLKGNAIDAVHESKQNDATTVIINTCGFIENAKQESIETILNFVDAKKQGHIEKVFVTGCLSHRYKDDLRKEIPNVDEYFGTTDLKGLLAKFKADYKHELLGERISTADTHYAHLKIAEGCDRPCSFCAIPLMRGKHVSRPMEELVTEAQNLVSKGAKELLLIAQDSTYYGLDLYKKRNLAELMDRLSDVEGLDWMRLHYAFPTGFPMDVLDVMKAKPNICNYLDIPLQHGSTKILKLMRRGTDREKTQKLLDEVRDKIPDIAIRTTLIAGHPGETEEDFEEMMRFVERSQFDRLGVFAYSHEEDTHSGTMADDVPEDVKNERVDMLMELQEGISLEKNTQKIGKTFKTLIDRKDGDYFIGRTQYDSPDVDNEVLVQADENYLRIGDFVDVEITDAEPFDLYGRPLFKK; via the coding sequence TTGAAGACAAAAGGTAGAAGAAAGGAAAAAGTCAACATCGTGACCTTGGGGTGTGCTAAAAATATAGTGGACTCAGAGGTGATCTTGACCCAGTTGAAGGGCAATGCCATCGATGCAGTACACGAGTCAAAACAGAATGACGCAACCACTGTGATTATCAACACGTGTGGGTTCATCGAGAATGCCAAGCAAGAATCTATCGAGACGATTTTGAATTTTGTCGATGCGAAGAAACAGGGGCACATCGAAAAAGTCTTTGTGACGGGCTGCCTGTCTCATCGCTACAAGGACGATCTCCGCAAAGAAATACCCAATGTGGACGAATACTTTGGGACAACAGATCTCAAGGGACTCTTGGCGAAGTTCAAGGCGGACTACAAGCATGAACTCCTCGGTGAGCGGATTTCTACTGCAGATACGCACTATGCTCATCTTAAAATCGCGGAGGGATGCGATCGACCTTGTTCGTTTTGTGCGATCCCTCTGATGAGAGGCAAGCACGTCTCTCGTCCGATGGAGGAACTAGTGACCGAAGCGCAAAACCTAGTCAGCAAAGGAGCAAAGGAGTTGCTTTTGATTGCGCAGGATTCGACTTACTATGGATTGGATTTGTACAAGAAGAGGAACTTGGCCGAGCTCATGGATCGTCTTTCGGACGTGGAAGGACTGGACTGGATGCGTCTTCACTATGCCTTTCCGACGGGGTTTCCGATGGATGTGCTCGACGTGATGAAGGCCAAACCCAATATCTGCAACTACCTCGATATCCCGCTACAGCATGGATCTACTAAGATCCTCAAGTTGATGCGTAGGGGTACGGATAGAGAGAAGACCCAGAAGTTGCTCGATGAGGTTCGAGACAAAATCCCTGATATAGCTATACGTACGACACTGATCGCGGGGCACCCGGGTGAGACCGAGGAGGATTTTGAGGAGATGATGCGTTTTGTCGAGAGGAGTCAATTTGACCGTCTCGGTGTGTTTGCCTACTCGCATGAGGAGGATACGCACTCTGGCACGATGGCCGATGATGTCCCTGAGGATGTCAAAAATGAACGTGTAGACATGCTCATGGAGCTCCAAGAAGGGATCTCTTTAGAGAAAAACACACAAAAGATTGGCAAGACCTTCAAAACGCTGATCGACCGAAAGGATGGGGACTATTTCATCGGACGAACGCAGTACGATTCTCCAGATGTGGACAATGAAGTCCTCGTGCAAGCAGACGAAAACTATCTACGTATTGGTGATTTTGTAGATGTGGAGATCACAGACGCAGAACCATTCGATCTTTACGGTAGGCCTTTGTTTAAGAAGTGA
- a CDS encoding NYN domain-containing protein: protein MDTNLAVLIDGDNIPSAHVKEMMEEIAKYGNPTIKRIYGDWTKPNLSKWKNLLLENAITPIQQYGYTTGKNATDSAMIIDAMDILYSEKVNGFCLVSSDSDFTRLATRLREAGMQVIGIGEKKTPNPFIVACDKFIYIEILKAKTQDEKAGSDKDTGKDHVDNITKKEIELIATTISDLSDDDGWAFLGDVGSLLQKKQPNFDSRNFGFDKLTPLIKSIGRFDLEQRESPKGRHKLIFVKIKDKNTSKTKRQ, encoded by the coding sequence ATGGACACAAACCTAGCAGTACTGATCGATGGAGACAATATCCCCTCTGCACATGTCAAAGAAATGATGGAAGAGATCGCCAAATATGGCAACCCTACCATCAAAAGAATATATGGCGACTGGACAAAACCCAACTTGTCCAAATGGAAAAACCTACTCCTGGAAAACGCTATCACACCCATCCAACAATATGGCTATACTACAGGCAAAAACGCCACAGATTCGGCGATGATCATTGACGCCATGGACATCCTGTATTCGGAAAAAGTGAACGGGTTTTGTCTCGTATCCAGTGACAGTGATTTCACCAGATTGGCTACCCGTCTCAGAGAAGCGGGCATGCAGGTAATCGGCATTGGTGAGAAGAAGACGCCCAACCCCTTCATCGTCGCATGTGACAAATTCATCTACATCGAAATCCTAAAAGCCAAAACACAAGATGAAAAGGCAGGATCAGACAAAGACACCGGCAAAGACCACGTCGACAACATCACCAAAAAGGAAATTGAATTGATCGCCACCACTATCTCAGATTTGTCAGATGACGATGGCTGGGCATTCCTCGGAGATGTCGGCAGTCTCTTGCAGAAGAAACAACCAAATTTCGATTCTAGAAACTTCGGTTTTGATAAATTGACACCCTTGATCAAGTCGATTGGACGTTTTGATCTCGAACAACGAGAAAGCCCCAAAGGCAGACACAAACTGATTTTCGTCAAAATAAAAGACAAGAACACCAGCAAAACCAAGCGTCAATAG
- the bshC gene encoding bacillithiol biosynthesis cysteine-adding enzyme BshC — MQVNKVALQDTQSFSQFFIDYLSNKRELASFYGLRPEIDSFAKQIEKKSFSNAHRKVLCEVLEDQYEGYEVAPALAANLTDLGLPDTYTVTTGHQLNIFTGPLYFIYKIATVVNACRELKAKYPDCNFVPVYWMASEDHDFDEISYFHLFGKKYQWACQDKGGVGRLSTDSLGPLLEELPEKVTLFEQAYRDHGNLADAVRCYVNELFGEDGLVVLDADDDRLKALFAPMIKDDLLRHTANNLVEQTNSDLAELGYKTQIFPREINFFYLDEGVRERIVKVDGQYLVNNTKLSFSETEILALLDSNPEKFSPNVVMRPLYQEVILPNLAYVGGPAEVIYWLQLGKVFDEYDVAFPILLPRNFALYINGASQKKLDKFAWTDEQLFQSVEELQAQYVAAHGSDEVSLSEEYKNLEEVFEQLIQKAEVIDGSLKGFISAEHAKAIKSIDNIGKRLKKSEERKHETELNQIATLKEKLFPSGGLQERHDNFLNFYINNPNFIKELLVALDPFDLQMHVLKEEW; from the coding sequence ATGCAAGTCAATAAGGTAGCCCTCCAAGACACCCAGTCGTTTTCTCAGTTTTTCATAGATTATTTGTCAAACAAGCGTGAATTGGCCTCCTTTTACGGTCTGAGGCCAGAAATAGATTCCTTTGCCAAACAGATTGAAAAAAAGAGTTTTTCGAATGCCCACCGTAAGGTGCTCTGTGAAGTGCTCGAAGATCAATACGAGGGATACGAGGTAGCGCCAGCACTGGCGGCCAATCTGACGGATCTGGGATTGCCTGATACGTACACCGTGACGACAGGGCATCAGCTCAATATTTTTACAGGGCCGCTATATTTCATTTACAAGATTGCGACTGTTGTCAATGCCTGTAGGGAGTTGAAGGCAAAATATCCGGATTGTAACTTTGTGCCCGTCTATTGGATGGCTTCTGAGGATCATGATTTTGATGAGATTTCATATTTCCACCTATTCGGTAAAAAGTACCAATGGGCCTGTCAGGACAAAGGAGGAGTGGGTAGACTATCTACCGATAGTTTGGGGCCGCTTTTGGAGGAGTTGCCGGAGAAAGTGACGTTGTTTGAACAGGCTTACAGAGACCATGGCAACCTCGCTGATGCAGTGCGCTGCTATGTCAATGAGTTGTTTGGTGAAGACGGGTTGGTGGTCCTGGATGCAGATGATGATAGGCTCAAGGCTCTTTTTGCCCCTATGATCAAGGATGATTTACTCCGTCATACAGCCAATAATTTGGTCGAGCAGACCAACAGTGACTTGGCGGAGTTGGGTTACAAAACGCAGATATTCCCTCGTGAAATCAATTTCTTCTATCTGGACGAAGGTGTACGGGAGCGCATCGTCAAAGTGGATGGTCAGTATCTCGTCAACAATACCAAACTTTCTTTCTCGGAGACAGAAATACTCGCTCTCCTTGATTCCAATCCCGAAAAATTCAGTCCCAACGTAGTGATGCGTCCTCTGTACCAAGAGGTGATTCTGCCCAATCTGGCCTATGTCGGGGGACCTGCCGAGGTGATCTATTGGTTGCAGCTGGGCAAGGTGTTTGATGAATATGACGTGGCTTTCCCTATCCTCTTGCCTAGGAATTTTGCGCTCTATATCAACGGAGCATCGCAGAAGAAACTTGATAAATTTGCTTGGACTGATGAACAATTGTTTCAGTCCGTGGAGGAGTTGCAAGCGCAGTATGTCGCCGCTCATGGTAGCGACGAGGTGAGTCTCAGTGAGGAATATAAAAACCTAGAGGAGGTATTTGAGCAGTTGATTCAAAAGGCGGAGGTCATCGATGGATCGCTCAAAGGCTTCATCTCAGCCGAGCATGCCAAAGCCATCAAGAGTATCGACAATATCGGCAAGCGCCTCAAAAAATCCGAGGAACGTAAGCATGAGACCGAGCTCAACCAAATTGCTACGTTGAAAGAGAAACTTTTTCCAAGTGGCGGGTTGCAAGAGCGTCACGACAATTTCCTTAACTTCTATATTAACAACCCCAATTTCATCAAAGAACTGCTCGTGGCACTAGATCCATTTGATCTACAGATGCATGTACTGAAGGAAGAATGGTAG